Part of the uncultured Anaeromusa sp. genome is shown below.
AACGAGGATGTCAACAGCAAGTACGAAGCCTTGCAGGCGGCTCTGGAAACTCGCTATGAAGAGCAGATTCAAAATCAGGTGCTGCTGCCGCTGGGTATAACGGCTGTTGAAGAAAATGAAGAATTCAATGCGTTGGTAGAAGAGCTGTCTGCAGCTGAAGAGGCTGAAGACGAAGGCGCTGAGGCGGCTAATGCCGCTGGAAAAACTACCGGTGAAAAGGATGCCGAAGTTGCGGAACCTGCTGCCGAAACGGGTAAGACTGCAGAGCAGGACGCCGATAAAGCGGCTCCCCAAACGTTCAGTAAAGAAAAATTATCGTCCTTTGCGGCGCAGTACGTTTTGCTAAAAAAAGAAGCGGATGAAGCAACAGGCAAGTTGGAAAAAGAAAAATCCACAGAACTTTTGGCGCAAAGTTATGCAGGCGCCTTGGGGCATGCTATTGAGCCTGTGATTAAGCCCCTTGGTTTTGATTGGAAGATCGGCGTGGGTTTGTTCAGCGCCTTTGCCGCTAAAGAAGTTATGGTGAGTACCTTGGCGACGATTTATAGCGTAGAAGCGGATGATGAAGAAATGGCGCCGCTCCAAGAAGTGTTGGCTGCAGATCCTTCGTTTAGTCCGTTAATTGCGGTTTCGCTTATGGTTTTCTGCTTGATTTACTCACCGTGCCTAGCCACTGTGGCGGTAATCAAGCGGGAAATGAATTCTTGGAAGTGGGCTGGTTTTAGCGTGGCTTACTCGATGACCTTGGCGTGGCTCATGGCGTTTCTTGTTTATCAAGGAGGCTTGTTGCTAGGTCTAGGCGGTTAAGCGCTTCTTGCGGAAAGAAGGAGAAAGTATGAATGATCTTCTGGTATATCTAATCGGCGCTGGGGCTGCAGCGTACTTTGCCTGGCTGGGTGTGCGCAAGCTTCGCGGTGAAGATGGCTGCGCTTGCGCACAGTCCGGCACTGCCTCAGGCGGCTGCCGTGGCGGCTGCGGCGGTTGCGGCCAAGGCTGCGGAGAAAAACATTCGTGACCGGGCGGGGCAAGCTGCGGCTGCTTTGCCTGACGACAGGGCTAGGGCCGCTATTGCTTTTCTATTTCCTGGCGGGCGGAGTGCTGCGGGAGCATCGGCAATTGGAAGCAACCTTTTCGTTGGCTTTGGCTGCGGCTTGCCTGCTGGCTTTTTTGGCAGCTTCAGTGGGCGTTCCGTGGCTTTGGGGCCGCACGTTGACGCGGATACACGCTTGGTGCGAGCATGTGAAAAAAGGAGAACTGGCTGACTTGCCTGTTCTTCCTAATGAAATGGCGGATGCCGCCGATGAGGATGACTTACTTCGCTTGTCGCGTGATTTGCAATGGATGATACGGCGCATCCGCTTGCGTGAACAGGAGCTCAACCGGCGGACGGTGGATTTGGAAGAGGCTTATCGGCGCATGAGGGAGCTGGCTTTGGTGGATCCGCTCACAGGCTTGTCCAACCGCAGACACTTTTTTGAGCACTTGCAGGTAGAGCTTCCTGTAGCCAAAGATTGCAGTCGTCCGTTGTCGCTGCTGATGTTGGATATTGATTACTTCAAAAAAATCAACGATACCTACGGTCATCCCGGCGGCGATTGCGTACTGCAAGGCATGGGAAATTTGCTGGCCGAAGCGGTATCTCCCAGAGAGATGGCGGCCCGCATAGGGGGCGAAGAATTTGCCGTAATTTTACCGGGCGTTAGTGCGGAGGAAGCGGCGCGCAAGGCCTTGGAAATCTTACAAAAAGTCAGCCGGCATTGCTTTTTATACCAAGGCGTACGCATTGAAGGAGTTACGGTTTCCATTGGCTTGCATACGCTGCAAAAGGGAGAGGAGTGCCAGGCGGATCCTTTTTTGCTGGGAGCGGATAAGGCGCTTTACCAGGCGAAGCGGGAGGGGCGCAACTGCGTGTATTGCTGCGCTCGTGCTTCCGGCGTGCCGGTGAGTTTGGAAGAGTGGCAAAAACGCAAAGAAAAACAGAGCGAACGCGAAGATGCGCGGGAAAACGAATTGTTTAGTCAAGGTCTTGTGCGTTGCTGCTGCAGAGACCGGCAGGTTGGCGGAAGCGGCTGAAAAAATGATAGAGAAGAAAAAGCGAGGAGATTTTATGAAGCAGTGGATAGCTATGTTGGCGGCGGGAACGGTGTTGACGACTTCGTCTATGGCGTTGGCGGCGGAGCCGGTAAAATTTAGCGGCGATGTGACGGTCAAGTATGAAAAAGATACGGCCGAGGGCGCCGATGATGTTGCCGGGACGATGAGTTCCGTGCGTTTAAAAGGGGAAGCGGATCTGGGAAAAGGATGGTCCTTGTATGCTCGCTTTGGGGCGCAGCATGCTACCCAGCCAGGGCTGGCGGATTATAACACGGATTCCGCCGTATACGGCGATAAAAAATCCGTAATGACCATTGATCAATTCGGCTTTACGCGTCAAGCGGGGGATATGCTGCTGAAAATAGGGCGTCAAGATGTGACCGTGGGTACGACGGCTCTTTTGTATAGTCGTTCGGAATCGAACATAGGCAA
Proteins encoded:
- a CDS encoding diguanylate cyclase; this encodes MTGRGKLRLLCLTTGLGPLLLFYFLAGGVLREHRQLEATFSLALAAACLLAFLAASVGVPWLWGRTLTRIHAWCEHVKKGELADLPVLPNEMADAADEDDLLRLSRDLQWMIRRIRLREQELNRRTVDLEEAYRRMRELALVDPLTGLSNRRHFFEHLQVELPVAKDCSRPLSLLMLDIDYFKKINDTYGHPGGDCVLQGMGNLLAEAVSPREMAARIGGEEFAVILPGVSAEEAARKALEILQKVSRHCFLYQGVRIEGVTVSIGLHTLQKGEECQADPFLLGADKALYQAKREGRNCVYCCARASGVPVSLEEWQKRKEKQSEREDARENELFSQGLVRCCCRDRQVGGSG